In one window of Henckelia pumila isolate YLH828 chromosome 1, ASM3356847v2, whole genome shotgun sequence DNA:
- the LOC140876484 gene encoding early nodulin-like protein 7, with amino-acid sequence MKPHKMETFLGFGFSVLIVLSVVGYAPATAAEEFKVGGDEGWRQPSANETDMYYRWAATKRFHVGDSLRFEYKSDTVQIVDKWGYYHCNSTRPISVFNDGHTLINLDRSGPLYIVSADPDHCKSGQRLMVEVISVNPRNMDASPAPSPYSGAGTFPVVTEVVLFYVVSVAVTVM; translated from the exons ATGAAGCCCCATAAAATGGAGACTTTCTTGGGTTTTGGCTTCTCTGTTTTGATAGTTCTGTCTGTCGTCGGTTATGCTCCTGCCACGGCGGCGGAGGAGTTCAAAGTGGGCGGAGATGAGGGATGGCGGCAGCCTTCCGCCAATGAAACTGATATGTACTACAGATGGGCTGCAACCAAGAGATTCCACGTCGGAGATTCACTGC GTTTTGAGTACAAGAGCGATACCGTCCAGATAGTGGACAAGTGGGGATACTATCACTGCAACTCAACTCGTCCAATTTCGGTGTTCAATGATGGGCACACCTTGATCAATCTGGATCGATCCGGCCCACTTTACATTGTGAGCGCCGACCCGGATCACTGCAAAAGCGGGCAAAGACTGATGGTGGAAGTGATATCGGTGAACCCGAGAAACATGGACGCTTCTCCGGCACCTTCGCCGTATTCCGGCGCAGGAACATTCCCTGTCGTGACAGAAGTCGTTCTCTTTTATGTTGTTTCTGTCGCCGTTACTGTCATGTAA
- the LOC140893057 gene encoding proteinaceous RNase P 2-like isoform X2, with product MNRRWKKQKLTPEAQFRATLDHCSRTKNLNEAISLYESSGAPTLSLNNLNSLLYICSNSVSDPETRKPAVEFGFKLFHQNNGNLKPNEATITAVSRLAAAKGDGDYAFDLAKRVKDHGVAPKLRTFSPALICFCEDGMADKAYEVEEHVQAAGLQLEEPELVALLKVSMEASRLEKVYEYFHKLRVALRGINQPAMALIENWFRENHATEVGSISLDQNQLKEALLKNGGGWHGLGWLGKGGWIVQRSNVASDGKCSVCGEQLVCVDIDRAETLKFEQSIASFAMEREVQSNFKEFQDWLEQHSDYETVIDGANIGLYQQNFAEGGFSIEQLDAVVKEVHNSSKKWPLVVLHKKRVRSLLEDASKRELIEEWIDKGILYGTPYGSNDDWYWLYATVKLKCLLVTNDEMRDHIFALLGSNFFFRWKERHQIYIRERQSEAFDATFIFCCYPGI from the exons ATGAACCGGCGGTGGAAGAAACAGAAACTGACACCGGAAGCACAGTTTCGCGCCACCCTCGACCACTGCTCCAGAACCAAAAACCTCAACGAGGCCATCTCCCTTTATGAATCCTCAGGCGCCCCCACCCTCTCCTTAAACAACCTCAATTCCCTCCTGTACATCTGCTCTAACTCCGTGTCTGACCCGGAAACTCGGAAACCCGCtgttgaattcggattcaagcTATTCCACCAGAATAATGGAAACTTGAAGCCGAATGAGGCCACGATCACGGCTGTATCAAGGTTGGCGGCAGCTAAAGGCGATGGGGATTACGCGTTTGATTTAGCGAAGAGAGTAAAGGACCATGGAGTTGCGCCTAAGCTCAGGACTTTTTCGCCGGCGTTGATTTGTTTTTGTGAGGATGGGATGGCGGATAAGGCGTATGAAGTGGAGGAGCACGTGCAAGCTGCGGGGCTTCAATTGGAGGAACCCGAACTTGTGGCATTGCTAAAG GTTAGCATGGAGGCAAGCAGGTTGGAAAAGGTTTATGAGTACTTCCATAAGCTGAGAGTGGCACTAAGAGGGATTAACCAGCCGGCCATGGCACTCATAGAGAATTGGTTTCGTGAGAATCATGCAACTGAGGTGGGTTCAATTAGTTTGGATCAGAATCAGTTGAAGGAAGCTCTTTTAAAGAATGGAGGTGGGTGGCATGGACTTGGCTGGCTTGGAAAGGGCGGTTGGATTGTACAAAGATCGAATGTAGCCTCAGATGGGAAGTGTTCTGTCTGTGGTGAGCAGTTGGTCTGTGTTGATATTGATAGAGCAGAGACTCTGAAGTTTGAGCAATCAATTGCTTCTTTTGCTATGGAAAGAGAAGTCCAATCAAATTTTAAAGAATTTCAG GATTGGCTGGAACAACATTCTGACTATGAGACTGTGATAGATGGAGCTAATATTGGATTGTACCAGCAGAACTTTGCAGAGGGAGGCTTTAGCATTGAACAG CTTGATGCTGTTGTCAAAGAAGTGCATAACAGCAGCAAGAAGTGGCCCCTGGTTGTGTTGCATAAAAAGCGTGTGAGATCGCTGCTTGAGGATGCTTCTAAAAGAGAGCTGATTGAGGAGTGGATCGACAAAGGCATTCTCTATGGAACACCATATGGATCTAATGATGATTG GTATTGGCTTTACGCCACCGTGAAACTTAAGTGCTTGTTAGTGACAAATGATGAAATGAGAGATCACATTTTTGCACTTCTTGGTAGCAACTTTTTCTTCAGATGGAAAGAAAGACATCAG ATATACATTCGTGAAAGgcaatctgaagcttttgatgCCACCTTTATATTCTGTTGTTATCCAG GAATCTGA
- the LOC140893057 gene encoding proteinaceous RNase P 2-like isoform X1, whose protein sequence is MNRRWKKQKLTPEAQFRATLDHCSRTKNLNEAISLYESSGAPTLSLNNLNSLLYICSNSVSDPETRKPAVEFGFKLFHQNNGNLKPNEATITAVSRLAAAKGDGDYAFDLAKRVKDHGVAPKLRTFSPALICFCEDGMADKAYEVEEHVQAAGLQLEEPELVALLKVSMEASRLEKVYEYFHKLRVALRGINQPAMALIENWFRENHATEVGSISLDQNQLKEALLKNGGGWHGLGWLGKGGWIVQRSNVASDGKCSVCGEQLVCVDIDRAETLKFEQSIASFAMEREVQSNFKEFQDWLEQHSDYETVIDGANIGLYQQNFAEGGFSIEQLDAVVKEVHNSSKKWPLVVLHKKRVRSLLEDASKRELIEEWIDKGILYGTPYGSNDDWYWLYATVKLKCLLVTNDEMRDHIFALLGSNFFFRWKERHQVRYTFVKGNLKLLMPPLYSVVIQESDKGSWHIPSAEEASDERFRTWLCVTRSGSHEAEEVSCSNHISNNSSRNGGDVF, encoded by the exons ATGAACCGGCGGTGGAAGAAACAGAAACTGACACCGGAAGCACAGTTTCGCGCCACCCTCGACCACTGCTCCAGAACCAAAAACCTCAACGAGGCCATCTCCCTTTATGAATCCTCAGGCGCCCCCACCCTCTCCTTAAACAACCTCAATTCCCTCCTGTACATCTGCTCTAACTCCGTGTCTGACCCGGAAACTCGGAAACCCGCtgttgaattcggattcaagcTATTCCACCAGAATAATGGAAACTTGAAGCCGAATGAGGCCACGATCACGGCTGTATCAAGGTTGGCGGCAGCTAAAGGCGATGGGGATTACGCGTTTGATTTAGCGAAGAGAGTAAAGGACCATGGAGTTGCGCCTAAGCTCAGGACTTTTTCGCCGGCGTTGATTTGTTTTTGTGAGGATGGGATGGCGGATAAGGCGTATGAAGTGGAGGAGCACGTGCAAGCTGCGGGGCTTCAATTGGAGGAACCCGAACTTGTGGCATTGCTAAAG GTTAGCATGGAGGCAAGCAGGTTGGAAAAGGTTTATGAGTACTTCCATAAGCTGAGAGTGGCACTAAGAGGGATTAACCAGCCGGCCATGGCACTCATAGAGAATTGGTTTCGTGAGAATCATGCAACTGAGGTGGGTTCAATTAGTTTGGATCAGAATCAGTTGAAGGAAGCTCTTTTAAAGAATGGAGGTGGGTGGCATGGACTTGGCTGGCTTGGAAAGGGCGGTTGGATTGTACAAAGATCGAATGTAGCCTCAGATGGGAAGTGTTCTGTCTGTGGTGAGCAGTTGGTCTGTGTTGATATTGATAGAGCAGAGACTCTGAAGTTTGAGCAATCAATTGCTTCTTTTGCTATGGAAAGAGAAGTCCAATCAAATTTTAAAGAATTTCAG GATTGGCTGGAACAACATTCTGACTATGAGACTGTGATAGATGGAGCTAATATTGGATTGTACCAGCAGAACTTTGCAGAGGGAGGCTTTAGCATTGAACAG CTTGATGCTGTTGTCAAAGAAGTGCATAACAGCAGCAAGAAGTGGCCCCTGGTTGTGTTGCATAAAAAGCGTGTGAGATCGCTGCTTGAGGATGCTTCTAAAAGAGAGCTGATTGAGGAGTGGATCGACAAAGGCATTCTCTATGGAACACCATATGGATCTAATGATGATTG GTATTGGCTTTACGCCACCGTGAAACTTAAGTGCTTGTTAGTGACAAATGATGAAATGAGAGATCACATTTTTGCACTTCTTGGTAGCAACTTTTTCTTCAGATGGAAAGAAAGACATCAG GTCAGATATACATTCGTGAAAGgcaatctgaagcttttgatgCCACCTTTATATTCTGTTGTTATCCAG GAATCTGACAAGGGATCATGGCATATACCCTCGGCAGAAGAAGCCAGTGATGAGCGCTTCAGAACCTGGCTCTGCGTCACACGATCAGGTTCCCATGAAGCTGAAGAAGTTTCCTGCAGCAATCATATTTCAAACAACAGTTCCAGAAACGGTGGTGACGTTTTCTAG